The genomic region ATTGAAGGTATCCCAGGTCTAGCTAAAACTACTGCAGTTAAAGCAGTAGCCGAAGCGGTTCAAGCGCGATTTGCACGAGTGCAATTTACTCCAGACTTGCTTCCTGCTGACTTGATCGGCACTGAAATTTATCGACCAACAAGTGGTGAATTTACTGTAAAAAAAGGACCAATTTTCACTAACCTACTTCTTGCTGACGAAATAAATCGTGCGCCAGCAAAAGTGCAAAGTGCATTACTTGAAGCCATGCAAGAGCGGCAAGTTACTATTGGTGAAACAACGCACGCTCTACCAGATCCATTTTTAGTGCTCGCTACACAAAACCCGATTGAACAAGAAGGAACTTACCCTTTACCTGAAGCGCAGGTTGACCGTTTTATGCTGAAATTAGCGGTGCGTTACCCTAATAAAGATGAAGAAAAAGAAATTATGCGGCGTATGTCACATCGTAACAAGCCACAACTCACACCGGTTGTTACCCCTGCAGAAATAAAACTAGTACAAGAAATTGCAGATTCGATATATATTGATGCTCGAGTTGAAGATTATATCGTTGATATTGTATTTGCTTCGCGTGAACCGGCAAAATTCAAACTTGATCATATAGAAAAACTAATTGAATATGGCGCATCTCCTCGTGCAACTATCTGTTTAGCTCAAACAGCTAAAGTATTAGCATTTTTAAGTGGACGCGCGTTTGTTACCCCACAAGAGGTAAAAACTATTGGACCTGATGTGCTTCGTCACCGCATTATCGTTTCTTATGAAGCTGAGGCTCGTGAACTCACTTCTGACAATATTATAAATGAAATATTCAACACTGTAGATGTTCCTTAAGTTTTTTAAAGAACACTATTAAAACCATAATTATTAGACAATGACCGAAGAAGTATTACCATTAAGTCCTGAGTTATTTGCGCAAATTCGAGCAATTCAGATACGTACACAAAGATTAGTAACTGAAACTTGGGCAGGTAATTATGAAAGTGCCTTCCGCGGACAGGGCATAGAATTTGCCGATGTCCGTGCTTATCAACCTGGCGATGAAATTCGAAGTATTGATTGGAAAGTTACT from Deltaproteobacteria bacterium harbors:
- a CDS encoding MoxR family ATPase, whose amino-acid sequence is MSSAISELQQQIINHTDTISSLRAEISKIIVGQQYLIDRILLGLIADGHILIEGIPGLAKTTAVKAVAEAVQARFARVQFTPDLLPADLIGTEIYRPTSGEFTVKKGPIFTNLLLADEINRAPAKVQSALLEAMQERQVTIGETTHALPDPFLVLATQNPIEQEGTYPLPEAQVDRFMLKLAVRYPNKDEEKEIMRRMSHRNKPQLTPVVTPAEIKLVQEIADSIYIDARVEDYIVDIVFASREPAKFKLDHIEKLIEYGASPRATICLAQTAKVLAFLSGRAFVTPQEVKTIGPDVLRHRIIVSYEAEARELTSDNIINEIFNTVDVP